The proteins below are encoded in one region of Hordeum vulgare subsp. vulgare chromosome 3H, MorexV3_pseudomolecules_assembly, whole genome shotgun sequence:
- the LOC123445724 gene encoding pectin acetylesterase 5-like isoform X1: MEPRTPQTEQLLLHPEQGRDCRAWGLSALVLLLLLPSAAGLLPPLLFRAQRLETTVPLTLLAGAQEKGAVCLDGTPPGYHLQRGSGDGSNNWLIHLQGGGWCSTVQDCSSRRNSSLGLGSSNFMKPILFAGILGSDQQLNPDFYNWNKVYVRYCDGGSFSGDAEGQAQDGSTLYFRGLRIYEAVIDELMEKGLGNATQALLTGCSAGGLATMLHCDDFSAKFPREVSIKCLADAGFFLDVKDISGERTFWSVFDGVVQLQNLRKVLPKDCLAKKKPKECFFPAELIKSIRSPMFILNSAYDSFQVRYVLIPDSLAPDKSWLSCKENIRNCNSTQMEFLNGFRNTMVDALKVVEHKEKWGLFIDSCFTHCQTVNDTSWNSPFSPRLGNKTIAEAVGDWHCGSSRRVKEIDCEYPCNPTCSRQLPP; the protein is encoded by the exons ATGGAGCCAAGGACACCCCAGACCGAGCAGCTCCTCCTTCACCCAGAGCAGGGCCGAGACTGCCGTGCATGGGGCCTCTCGGCGCTAGTCCTGCTCCTGCTGCTACCTTCCGCCGCCGGCCTTCTCCCTCCTTTGCTGTTCCGCGCGCAGCGGCTGGAGACGACAGTCCCCCTGACCCTCCTTGCCGGTGCGCAGGAGAAGGGAGCAG TGTGCTTGGACGGGACCCCGCCGGGATACCACCTGCAGAGAGGCTCCGGCGACGGCTCGAACAACTGGCTCATACATCTACAG GGAGGAGGCTGGTGCAGCACTGTCCAGGATTGTTCCAGCCGAAGAAATTCCAGTCTCGGTCTCGGTTCATCCAACTTCATGAAACCGATATTGTTTGCCGGGATCCTAGGCAGTGACCAGCAACTGAATCCTG ATTtctacaattggaacaaagtgtaTGTGCGCTACTGCGACGGGGGATCGTTTTCTGGGGATGCAGAAGGTCAAGCGCAG GATGGAAGTACACTTTACTTCAGAGGATTGCGCATCTATGAAGCGGTTATTGATGAACTCATGGAAAAGGGACTTGGCAATGCTACACAG GCTCTTCTTACAGGCTGTTCTGCTGGTGGTCTAGCCACGATGCTGCATTGCGATGATTTTAGTGCAAAATTTCCTCGGGAGGTTTCAATTAAATGCCTTGCCGATGCTGGGTTTTTTCTTGACGT AAAGGATATATCTGGAGAAAGGACCTTTTGGTCTGTCTTTGATGGTGTTGTTCAACTTCAG AATCTTAGAAAGGTGTTGCCCAAGGACTGCCTTGCCAAAAAGAAGCCAAAAGAG TGTTTCTTCCCCGCTgagcttataaagagcatccgcagCCCAATGTTTATTCTCAACTCCGCATATGATTCATTTCAG GTACGATATGTTCTCATACCGGATTCGTTGGCTCCTGATAAGTCATGGTTGAGTTGCAAAGAAAATATCCGGAACTGCAATTCCACACAAATGGAATTCCTTAACG GATTCAGGAACACGATGGTGGATGCATTGAAGGTTGTCGAACATAAAGAGAAATGGGGATTGTTCATTGATTCATGCTTCACTCACTGCCAAACGGTCAATGACACCTCTTGGAATTCACCATTCTCCCCGAGGCTTGGAAATAAG ACAATTGCAGAGGCTGTAGGAGATTGGCATTGTGGAAGTAGCCGAAGAGTGAAAGAGATTGACTGCGAGTACCCATGCAACCCAACATGCAGTAGACAGTTGCCTCCATGA
- the LOC123445724 gene encoding pectin acetylesterase 5-like isoform X2 — protein sequence MEPRTPQTEQLLLHPEQGRDCRAWGLSALVLLLLLPSAAGLLPPLLFRAQRLETTVPLTLLAGAQEKGAVCLDGTPPGYHLQRGSGDGSNNWLIHLQGGGWCSTVQDCSSRRNSSLGLGSSNFMKPILFAGILGSDQQLNPDFYNWNKVYVRYCDGGSFSGDAEGQAQDGSTLYFRGLRIYEAVIDELMEKGLGNATQALLTGCSAGGLATMLHCDDFSAKFPREVSIKCLADAGFFLDVKDISGERTFWSVFDGVVQLQNLRKVLPKDCLAKKKPKEVRYVLIPDSLAPDKSWLSCKENIRNCNSTQMEFLNGFRNTMVDALKVVEHKEKWGLFIDSCFTHCQTVNDTSWNSPFSPRLGNKTIAEAVGDWHCGSSRRVKEIDCEYPCNPTCSRQLPP from the exons ATGGAGCCAAGGACACCCCAGACCGAGCAGCTCCTCCTTCACCCAGAGCAGGGCCGAGACTGCCGTGCATGGGGCCTCTCGGCGCTAGTCCTGCTCCTGCTGCTACCTTCCGCCGCCGGCCTTCTCCCTCCTTTGCTGTTCCGCGCGCAGCGGCTGGAGACGACAGTCCCCCTGACCCTCCTTGCCGGTGCGCAGGAGAAGGGAGCAG TGTGCTTGGACGGGACCCCGCCGGGATACCACCTGCAGAGAGGCTCCGGCGACGGCTCGAACAACTGGCTCATACATCTACAG GGAGGAGGCTGGTGCAGCACTGTCCAGGATTGTTCCAGCCGAAGAAATTCCAGTCTCGGTCTCGGTTCATCCAACTTCATGAAACCGATATTGTTTGCCGGGATCCTAGGCAGTGACCAGCAACTGAATCCTG ATTtctacaattggaacaaagtgtaTGTGCGCTACTGCGACGGGGGATCGTTTTCTGGGGATGCAGAAGGTCAAGCGCAG GATGGAAGTACACTTTACTTCAGAGGATTGCGCATCTATGAAGCGGTTATTGATGAACTCATGGAAAAGGGACTTGGCAATGCTACACAG GCTCTTCTTACAGGCTGTTCTGCTGGTGGTCTAGCCACGATGCTGCATTGCGATGATTTTAGTGCAAAATTTCCTCGGGAGGTTTCAATTAAATGCCTTGCCGATGCTGGGTTTTTTCTTGACGT AAAGGATATATCTGGAGAAAGGACCTTTTGGTCTGTCTTTGATGGTGTTGTTCAACTTCAG AATCTTAGAAAGGTGTTGCCCAAGGACTGCCTTGCCAAAAAGAAGCCAAAAGAG GTACGATATGTTCTCATACCGGATTCGTTGGCTCCTGATAAGTCATGGTTGAGTTGCAAAGAAAATATCCGGAACTGCAATTCCACACAAATGGAATTCCTTAACG GATTCAGGAACACGATGGTGGATGCATTGAAGGTTGTCGAACATAAAGAGAAATGGGGATTGTTCATTGATTCATGCTTCACTCACTGCCAAACGGTCAATGACACCTCTTGGAATTCACCATTCTCCCCGAGGCTTGGAAATAAG ACAATTGCAGAGGCTGTAGGAGATTGGCATTGTGGAAGTAGCCGAAGAGTGAAAGAGATTGACTGCGAGTACCCATGCAACCCAACATGCAGTAGACAGTTGCCTCCATGA
- the LOC123445722 gene encoding pectin acetylesterase 5-like produces the protein MSAVTEQLLLPHEQHRRRPARVLAVTVSVAVVLLLLLVVVPASLLRRTLLGAPSTDRVALTLLAGAKEKGAVCLDGTPPGYHLQRGSGEGADRWLVHLEGGGWCSTVKECSDRRLSSQGSSNFMRSIRFMGNGILGGDQLQNPDFYNWNKVYVRYCDGASFSGDAEAQAEDGTTLYFRGLRIYEAVIDELMEKGLASATQALFTGCSAGALSMMLHCDDFRARFPQEVSVKCFADAGFFIDEKDISGKRSLWSLYDRVIHLQNVRKVLPKDCLANKEPTECFFPAELIKSIRTPMFILNPSYDSWQIRNVLVPDSSAPDKSWLSCKENIRNCNSTQVEVLNGLRNKMVNDLKVVEDKEDWGMFIDSCFTHCQSLSGISWHSPTSPRLENKTIAEAVGDWHSGRSQGAKEIDCKYQCNPTCNSLPPPRDVTAFDRVEIY, from the exons ATGTCCGCCGTCACCGAGCAGCTCCTCCTTCCCCATGAGCAGCACCGTCGACGTCCGGCACGGGTGCTTGCTGTCACCGTATCGGTCGCAgtggtcctgctgctgctgctggtggtggtccCTGCCAGCCTCCTCCGTCGTACGCTGCTCGGCGCGCCATCGACGGACCGCGTCGCGCTCACCCTCCTCGCTGGTGCGAAGGAGAAGGGCGCAG TGTGCCTGGACGGAACACCGCCGGGGTACCACCTGCAGAGGGGCTCCGGTGAGGGCGCCGACCGCTGGCTCGTCCATCTAGAG GGAGGAGGCTGGTGCAGCACAGTCAAGGAATGTTCCGACCGCAGACTGTCCAGCCAAGGTTCATCCAACTTCATGAGATCGATAAGGTTCATGGGCAATGGGATCCTCGGCGGTGATCAGCTGCAGAATCCTG ATTTCTACAACTGGAACAAAGTCTACGTGCGGTACTGCGATGGCGCATCGTTTTCTGGCGACGCGGAAGCTCAAGCAGAG GATGGAACCACACTATACTTCAGAGGATTGCGTATCTATGAAGCAGTTATCGACGAACTCATGGAAAAAGGACTCGCCAGTGCTACACAG GCCCTCTTTACAGGCTGCTCTGCTGGTGCTCTATCCATGATGCTGCATTGCGATGATTTCCGTGCAAGATTTCCTCAGGAGGTTTCAGTTAAATGCTTTGCGGATGCTGGGTTCTTCATTGATGA AAAGGATATATCCGGAAAAAGGTCCCTTTGGTCTCTGTACGATAGAGTCATTCACCTCCAG AATGTTAGAAAAGTGTTGCCCAAGGACTGCCTTGCCAACAAGGAGCCAACCGAG TGTTTCTTCCCGGCAGAGCTTATTAAGAGCATCCGCACCCCAATGTTTATTCTCAACCCTAGTTATGATTCATGGCAG ATACGAAATGTTCTTGTACCTGATTCATCTGCTCCTGACAAGTCATGGTTGAGTTGCAAGGAAAATATCCGAAACTGCAACTCTACACAAGTTGAAGTCCTCAATG GATTGAGGAATAAGATGGTCAATGACTTGAAGGTCGTCGAAGATAAGGAGGACTGGGGCATGTTCATCGACTCATGCTTCACGCACTGCCAATCCCTCTCCGGCATCTCTTGGCATTCGCCAACCTCCCCGAGGCTTGAAAATAAG ACCATCGCAGAAGCTGTTGGAGACTGGCACTCTGGAAGGAGCCAAGGAGCGAAAGAGATTGACTGCAAGTATCAGTGCAACCCAACATGCAATAGTTTACCGCCTCCACGAGATGTTACTGCATTCGACCGTGTCGAGATCTACTAA
- the LOC123445725 gene encoding uncharacterized protein LOC123445725: MGDLVCDSEIVLMEGHGISSVCKDDMVLLEEATLPLAGQTLGSCAELRNNQEGGHKQARDAGSLDTEVNIAGSSSSGIKRGKGGDGNSRAISNYSEPKASSTYELSPSFPSTSRLLVSAMKGGRERSGKEASPTENRRVNWAPDVYDPPVTSVDHTLKSNQQRSRSRKKDKSKQKQKPKKRKSRGNGKKSTLHDAAHNPPALDVPGPSSPDELGLGEVEEAEVLDYSAFNSQEPKCGSSFPHEIATARTCFPAAEAS, translated from the exons ATGGGTGATTTGGTTTGTGATTCTGAAATAGTGCTGATGGAGGGTCACGGTATCTCTTCTGTCTGCAAGGATGACATGGTTCTGCTAGAGGAGGCGACACTTCCTCTAGCTGGGCAGACTCTAGGTTCTTGTGCGGAACTCCGTAATAACCAGGAGGGAGGTCATAAACAAGCAAGGGATGCTGGTTCTTTGGACACTGAAGTGAATATCGCAGGTTCTTCCAGCTCAGGAATAAAGAGAGGCAAAGGAGGTGATGGGAACTCCCGTGCAATCTCCAATTACAGTGAACCAAAGGCCTCTTCTACTTATGAGCTCTCGCCATCCTTTCCG TCGACGTCAAGGCTTCTCGTCTCTGCTATGAAAGGAGGCCGTGAGAGAAGCGGCAAAGAAGCATCGCCAACCGAAAACCGCCGCGTGAACTGGGCCCCAGATGTGTACGACCCCCCGGTAACCTCGGTCGACCACACGCTCAAGAGCAACCAACAGCGCTCCAGGTCCAGGAAGAAGGACAAGAGTAAGCAGAAACAAAAGCCGAAGAAGAGGAAGTCGCGCGGCAACGGCAAGAAGAGCACCCTCCACGACGCCGCCCACAACCCGCCTGCTCTCGACGTGCCCGG GCCGTCTTCGCCTGACGAACTAGGCTTAGGGGAAGTGGAGGAGGCCGAGGTGCTGGACTACAGCGCCTTCAACAGTCAGGAGCCGAAATGCGGAAGCAGCTTCCCACACGAGATCGCCACGGCACGGACGTGTTTCCCCGCCGCCGAGGCATCATGA